The Engystomops pustulosus chromosome 3, aEngPut4.maternal, whole genome shotgun sequence region ggttgtctgattgatcctaccatatactgccatactacagtatggcagtatatggggattttgcataccatctattataatgtgcagatcgcacattataatagatagcctcgatcatgacagtctgggatctttgtgtgatcccaggctgtcatggcaacggatcgccgctccccggtgacgtcacggggagtgacgatcggagccaagatggcggcgcccatgcgccgccggctctttaatgccgctggcagctttgccggcggcaatcaaagggttaacacccgcgatcggtgcaagcaccgatcgcgggtgttagcgacgggcgtttgcttcattatgaagcaaatgcccggtgagtatgaagagggctcagcctgtgagccctcttcatactcccccatgcgcagtaagacgtacgggtacgtcttattgcgctatggggttaaagataagcatctcatctttcaaatgcaggtttgtggttctgtgatctacagaaccggagatacagacagttaaagacacGTGGAAATGTgcgctgcagataaaaatccaattcctgCCTTTTTTAGTTCTCTGTATCTCCAGACCtgtaaagatgagattcttatctttagaaTGACACCAGCATGTTTCTTGGTGCTGTAGAACAGAATATAACGGCATCTGTAATAACCATCCACCTGCGGCCTCTAACTTGACTCATCCCAGGTAAAatctgactcttttctgctcgttttcacatgactttggagaacttttttttataattaaacaAGTGAGATTTTacttaaaagaggaaattctaaaaaggacatttaaTATCTTTTCGGACTGAGCTGCTAGTTTAGTGGAggggaaaccccccccccccccccccggtgtagaGGTGTATACTCTTATACTCTGGCACTGGTGTATAACTCTCATCATCTTCCCCCCCTTAGGGTCTTCTACAAGATCAAGAGTCGCAACGCGCACATGAAGACGCACcggcagcaggaggagcagcagaggCAGAAGGCGCAGCGGGCGGCGGTGGCAGCGGAGATGGCGGACACCATCGCCAGGACTATAGTAAGGACTACTCTGCCCGCCGACAACCTCCTGCTCTTCGACCCCTTCAGCCTCATGAAAACCCTGGAAGACGAGTTGGACGACAACGTGGCGCAGGATTTAGAAGACGTCCTGGAGGAGACGGAGGTCAGTCACTCCGACCTGATCCTAGACGACGAGGACGCGGATCTGCTGCAGGATGGCGACTTGTAGCCCGGCACAGCCTCCATCCACACCTGGGACTGATGGGCGATAGTTGGGGGTTCGCTGTGTCGCTCGGTGGCCCCCGCTATAGGCCCCGTTACTGTAATACCAGCTGGAAACGGTTGCCTCTAGAAATTatcattttttgttgttgttttggtTGTTTACACTGATTGAAGATCAGGGGGGTGGGGCCTGAGACCCATAAGCACCTCCCATCCCCACGGCATTACACTGCTGCACACTGCCCATAGCCACCATCCAATGCCAGGCTACTATGTGCCCTACATGCCACGGGGACTGGGCACTTCAGGTATCAGGATCATAGATGGCTGCAGCCAGAGTTAGGTATTCTCCCCAGAGACTAGACCTTtgttgtgttgttagtagcagcaggactgtgaaatatggatttatattccaggattgtactggggatgtgtcctcacactgctgcgccctGTACATTGAACTCCTCCGCAGACCTTCTCCTGTTCTCTGACTGCTGTGACTGCTACAGCTTTAATTCcaagcagagaggaggagctgcagagggGTTCAATATCcagagcttagagcacagcagtgtgaggagcagctacaatcctggaatacagtcctgctgccaccaacaccaaggtctgattacacatctaattTTCCAAAGTAAGTGTGAACAAACCTGAACTTTTGGGTGAAAAATGTTGGAAAGCGGATGTTGTCCCCATGATAACACTTCTTGTCACTGCTCTGTTGCTCGCTGTGTATCATGGGGACACTGCCTAAAATTCTCCACATGTGGCGACAAAAAAATGTCACAAGAAGATGTGGCGATCGATCTAGGTGATTTGGATTCTGACAAGTGTGAGCGCAGGAAGTGTTGTCATGGGGTCTAAACCCCCGCCCCCTCCTCCCAGTCTCTGTATCCGGATGTCGTTAGGTTGAGGGTTCAGGCTGTGAGACGAGTTTTGGTGTTTTAATAggattttatgtttttatcttaGGTTTTTACCGTTTAAAGGAGAAGTcatcacagcaaccaatcagatgagGGGTTTAATGTCTCCCCTGGAAAGAAGCTGGAATCTGATTGGTTGTGGTTGGCAGTTGCATTGTGATGCTTATAGATCAACAATCTCCAACCTGGAGaactactacaactcccagcctgccctaATAGCCACAACCTGCCGGGAGTTGTAGTGGAAATGCTGCGTGATAGGGTTAAATCTACTAAAATACACTGGAGCCCGCTCAGAATTTTctgaatgaataaaaaaaaaatttcaaaaaaaaattccccTTCCCCAGCCTTATATaacatacctcacactgctgtgctcttagctctctgcactgcactgcagcagtcactcagaggtgAAGGGCAGTAGAGCAATTGGTGCACAGAGCCAagggcgcagcagtgtgaggacacgcccccagtgcacttgaaggaAATTTCAGTCCTTTGATTACAATATAAGCTGGAGATAGGATTGAGGGTTTGGAaacgtttttttttcttacaaaaacaGCGCCGCCCCTGTGCACAGGTCATGCTCGGTATTGCGGGTCATGTTATGCTGTAATACCACATACAACCTGCAGGCAGGCGGGGGGCGCTGTATCCGGAGGAAAGTAGCCACGTTTTTCCAATCCTTTCCTACCTTTTTCACACTTGGGTCAGACTGTCGACCAATGAGCATCTCAGGATTGCTGCTAGTGTTAGTGCCTGGGACCCCCCCTGTGTTAGACCCCCTTGTGCCGTTATAAAACATATGAGGAGTGgaggccttaaagggattgtacaggaTTTCAAACTTTCCTactgaaacagcgccaccccctgtccacaggttgtgtgtggtactgcagctcacgCAATCCTATACaacccggggagggggggggggcattagggaaCGTTACCGCGTTTATTCTGTTTTATGAGAATATTTTACCGATTCTCGATTTTTTTTCCGTGAGATGTAAATATTTTTCTAGTCTTTGGACTGTAAATTGTATAAAGCGGAGCAGCGGCGGCCGCAGGTACAGATCCCCCGCGTCTCATACTGCGCATTTCtgtcgctgctgccgctgctcAGGATTTCTGGATCACAGAACTGTTCTGGTTTCTTATTTTTTACTGTACATTGAGATTGTGCTGCACGAGGCGGAGATCCTGCACTTTGTACAAACCGCGGCCTTAATACCGATCTCCGCCACCAGAGGGCAGCACCTGGCGTTCTGTTTGTACTTATTTTCACAATAAAAAAGTTTTACGGACGTTCTGTTTGATTTCTGTttaagtattcaccccccggtgataaatactcagcccccggtgataagtattcagcccccggtgataagtatttagcccccggggataagtattcagcccccggtgataagtattcagcccccggtgataagtattcagcccccggtgataaatactcagcccccagtgataagtattcagcccccggtgataagtattcagcccccggtgataagtattcagcccccggtgataagtattcagcccccggtgataagtattcagcccccggtgataaatactcagcccccggtgataaatactcagcccccggtgataagtattcagcccccagtgataagtattcagcccccggtgataagtattcagcccccggtgataaatactcagcccctggtgataaatactcagcccccggtgataagtattcagcccccggtgataagtattcagcccccagtgataagtattcagcccccagtgataagtattcagcccccggtgatgagtattcagcccccggtgatgagtattcagcccccggtgataagtattcagcccccggtgataagtattcagcccccggtgataagtattcagcccccggtgataaatactcagcccccggtgataaatactcagcccccggtgataagtattcagcccccggtgatgagtattcagcccccggtgataagtattcagcccccagtgataagtattcagcccccggtgataagtattcagcccccggtgataagtattcagcccccggtgataagtattcagcccccggtgataagtattcagcccccggtgataaatactcagcccccggtgataaatactcagcccccggtgataaatactcagcccccggtgataaatactcagcccccggtgataaatactcagcccccggtgatgaatattcagcccccggtgataaatactcagcccccggtgataaatactcagcccccggggataagtattcagcccccggggataagtattcagcccccggtgataagtattcagcccccggtgataagtattcagcccccggtgataagtattcagcccccggtgataagtattcagcccccgatgataagtattcagcccccgatgatgagtattcagcccccggtgattagtattcagcccctggtgatttcACAAGCGTATGATACATCAACCCCTATGTTTCTGGTGTCACTTTAAAGATGAGCATCTCGTCTTTCAAAATACAGGTTTTGTGTTTATCTGCAGCTCGCATTCCCAGCTATGTCTTTATCTGTCTGAATCTCTGGTTCTACAGCGTAGTCATAGTGCAATATTTGAAGGAAATCAACCAAACCACTTGTCTATTACTGTTTTGAGCTGAGCTTGATAAGACCCCAACACCTCCGTCGGAAGCTCTAGTTGATCcccgagattaatggagcagacggccgcacattaACTTATATGGAGCTGATGAAGATTGCAGAGCACCGTAAtcacaatctccgtcagctccatagaaatgagtGAAGCAAATCTAGCGTGCGCGGCCATCTGCTTAAAATTGATAAAGGTGCCAAacggaggtacctcggaccccccCTGTTCTTGTAATCCTGAACTCGCGATCAGCACGTTAGGCCTCATATTGGTGGGAAGACCCTTTTAAAGGTCGGTGTTTTCATTCTGATACAGGCCGTAAATTTCTGTTTCCAACAAACAGAAAAACgatttataataatattatatttagGATCTGACGCTCCAGGGAGTCTCTGTTTAGTCGCTCGACATTCCTTCTACACATAATACCGCAAATGCCGTAGACTTGCCAGTGACATGACCCGGTTGTCAGTCAGCAggggagacggaggaggtgaCTATGCAGATAAGAGGCCTGTATTATTATGTGCGGAGGGAACGCCGAACGGCTAAACAGAGACACCCTGGAGCGTCAGAGCCTAATTACAATATTATTATAAATAGTTTTTCTCAGTAATGGCCTGTATCAGAATGGAAACGCCAGCCGGTGAGCTCAGCGCAAAAAAAAGCTTTCAAATGACACCAAAATCATTGTTCTAGGTGCAATTCCCCTCTGgccttgactcttctctgctctgtcacatgacttTTATAGGTAAATAATTAAATCATTAAGATTTAAACATTTTATAATCTACATATTAAAAAAAGTTCCAGAAACTGAAGAAATACAATCGCATATCCTCTAGCTaatgatagtaataataatcataGAGTATGTAAATGATGTATTGCTGCTGTGTCCATGTATGAAATTCTCTAGGTACCACCCCAAACTTGACACAAAGAGTAACCTCCAGCTCGTGAGACGGTAGCAATTTAaggaaaaaatgtgctaaaatatgttaaaaatgacGATACCCAAATCAAAAATGGCCGTTAATGACTTCCGCCCGTGATGGAACTCTATGGTATCTGACGAACAGCATTAACGCTTCCTACTTCCGGGCTGTATCTATGGTTGTGACGTCAGGGAGATGCGCCGGAAGTGACGGCCTCGCCGTTTGACAGAACAAGATGAGCGCCTGCAGAGGGTTTGCCCTTCTCTCCCGCAGTGTGCGGGCAGCGTCCCGCTGTCAGGTAATGATAATCACTGGGGAACCGTTGTGTGGACGGAGACATGGCCGCTCCTGCGCCACCACAAGTCTCAGCATACGTGTCCTTGTAATGACTGTGATGCTTTATACTACAGCTGCAGGGAGGTCACCATACTGATATCAGAGCTGCTGTCTTACAGAAACAGCGCCCCCTCTATATCTAAGGCCGTGTGTGGTAATGCAGCTCAGTGCCATCAGAGGCGTATAGCAGAGCACAGTGAGGCTGTATACATCTGCTGCTGGTATATAATATCATTATAAGCTGCTGGTTCCTGCATCACCAGGGTCTTGTCCTCTGAGTACAGACATAATCCCCCTCTCACACTGTTATATTCTCTCCTCTGCTTGTCTCCCAGGTGCTGAGGACGCGGCAgcttccctcctgtgcctgtgCCCTCACCCAAACATCCAGACACGTGACGTAAGTACACAAATCACCAAGAGGAAATGGTCAAAAATATTGATATTATAGGTTCTCAGTATCAGACTGGGGGCAACTCCCGGCACCCCACAGGTCAGAAGAGAATGTAACTGGATGCATGGGGtgggggggagctgtgtatagtgatcagaccaggttactgcacatCATCTCCCATGCAGATGAATCGATGCTACGCTGGAGTACCTGACGTCTTCCACTATTACACGTCAGCGTCCCGTTTTATTCTGCTTAGCACCCAGCACCCCACAGATGAGCTGATGACATCCAGGGCTGACTGTATGGATTTGTTTTGGATGAATGTGTAAAACAATAAACCCAGTGAAGAGATTATCAGGTGATAACATTTCCTTATAGAACATGTCACTGTGTGCCTgacctctctgtatctctggttcctgGTATATTAGGAGTAGCAGTCACGCTGTCACCACCCAGGCCTcagggtctcctcctagtgacctCCAGTCCAGAGTGCAGGAGCTGGTGAGTGTTTCCATGTCCACATGACTTTGGTGAAGTCTCTTTTCCTTCATTATCAGCTGCACTGATCCACAAGCATCTAGCAGAGACATCATTCACAGGTTCCTGCTATAAATCTATAAACCTGTCCTGACTGTGAAGTCGTATCTGAACCCGTAATTTATTAAGTGACACTCGAGTCACAGCGGAGTCATTGAATTGTacctggtgcagggcctgaagggagttGCAGGACTCTAGGTTGTAggaatacaatgtatcagagtcctgctcctcccttcaggctctGCCCTGTTTATTATTCAATGAGTTTCCTATGTCTGGATACCAGGATAAGTAGAGAACCCACTTCTGGCTGGAGATGTAATCTAGCACTACTCCTCCTGTGAGCAGTGACTGGCTGTAGTCCAGCCCAGACTGAGCTtgaatcagcagcagcaggagaataTCCTTTCATCGTAGACCCCCTTCAGCCACCAGTGGGTTTTCTAATAATCCTttagaacccctttaattatgggtTGAAGTGATTCCGTTCCCATGAAGTAAGCGTTTAAATAATGGAGAGGACACAACAGAACTGATAACTGATTCATTTATTCTTATTCACACAGATCAGCACCAGTGATGAAGCAGATGTCCTGTACAAGAGGATAGAGGTGTTAGTGAAGGGCCATGACAGATCTGTGCTGGATAGTTATGAATACTTCACATCTCTGGCCGCTAAGGAGCTCGGGCTCTCTATGGAGGTGTAAGTATTAGGGGCGGTGTCCTGAGCTACTACTTAAAGGGGTGGCCCCAATGTGAAAACTTCCCTGATCTGCTCATCCCTAAGGATCTGCCCTCCATCTATCTGTTCCCAGTCACAATCTCCATCCCTCCTGCAGTGACCTCTACAGCGGAGCCATATAATTACAACCAAATACTAAGTCGAGGCTTTCATCCTGCCCCTTCCTCTTGCTTCTCTCGTTTCCAGGACTGAGCCTAAGAGGAAGATTGAACGTTTCACACTCTTAAAATCAATCCACATTTTCAAGAAGCACCGAGTCCAGTATGAGATGAGGACACATTACAGATGCTTCACGGTGAGAGGGGAGAATACACCCAGACACGTCATACTGTCATTTATCATCTTTACTGGACCTtagtttttaaccctttctctctTCAGCTGAAACACCTGACAGGGAGCACAGCGAACGTATACTTAGAATACATCCAGCGCAACGTCCCTGAAGGTGTTGCCCTAGAGATCACAAAGGTAATGGGGATAACCATGAAACCAAACCCGAGGTTATCAGGATGGTCACATATTCAGTTATTATGGAAGAATTcattaattttacttttttttatactgttttcAGACACAACTTGAGAAATTACCAGAACATCTAAAACAACCGATCTGGGACACTCTGGAGAAAGAAGAACAGAGCGAACGTCTGTGAATTGTGCCGTGGCCTTTGTGAGGCTAATAGCAAACTTGTTCTAATAAATGACTATCATATGGGCTGCTGTATCATCTTTCTCATATCTGTGTATTGAGagtctctgcagcagctgaggcctgGATTTATTACATGATTGGGCAAATCCCAGCACCAGACACAAGGTTCAAGTGTTACTCATGTGCCCACAGGTCAAATGCAAATATCAAACCCTTCTGTAGTCTTGTGCTACCTACACAGGAATGTACACGATTTCTTGAAAAAGGACTGTGTGTTGGTTGGAGCAGGTTTATGTGCACCCTCCAGCGTCACATATATAACACTCAGAAATCTCATTCATGTGATGTAGCCGTATAGCAGCGCTATATGGATAGATACCTCTGCATTGCAGGAACAAGGCCGTGCATGTACTTGCAGTGTGGCTTCTCGTGTTCAGCAGCAGCACCAATGAGAGTCTGTGAAAACAGTATAATCTGCTGTCACTAACGCTCGTAATACAACCTGGAGAGAGAGTAACTGGGAGAGAGGATACttacaatttaaagggattgttgtcTTTGTTCCATCTTCATTTATTTGCAGTATTCAGGTAAAGCTTTTTTCTTTAAGGCTGGGGTAGTAGGGATAGCAGCTATCCTGTGATGCTAGTCTTACAGTTGCAGAACAGGGGATCTAAACTAAATCCTGTCCTAATCATTCTCTTGTATTATAAGATTTTATGTTAGATGCATGTCCAGGGCAGCAGATGATGCATAATAATCTATAACTAATTACTGCTTCAGAATTCCCAGTCTAACAGTCTTAACCAAACCCATTTCAAAAGGATGTTTCCTAATTTTTTGGAAGGTTCCTTGTAGTGCTAAGTAGACCAAAGAGCCAAAGCTCTACTTTGTTCGCTCCCAAAACATAGAGCCGAATTGGATGCAATTCTGCTCCTGTTTTACTGATACTGAGCTGGTGTACAACTCTCTCCCCTTATGGGTGAGAGGTGGTGAAATACAGGTTTGCCTGttaacacaaaggggcacatttatcatacaaatgGGCTAAGTGCGGCTGCCCTCTACACTAGGTCATTACTATGCCTATAGGCGGTGCATGGGGCAGGAATGCATGGAGGTGGCACAATTCCTTGTGCACCAGTTTATACCAGTGTCCTCAAATTTTTTGTTATCGGGAAAAGGGGAACTGGAGCCACACCAGACACCGtactatacatatatgtatacatagcaTTGTTAGATGTCTTCCCCATCTACAGGTTCTATCTTGAACTCCAGCTGACAGAGATGAGATCTGCTCTCCTTTCACAAAGTGTTGGTATTGGAGGCTAGATGTACTTGTAGTAATATAAGTATATTGTAATAGCAACATATGATCAAAATGTAAGAGTACTGCCGTGACTAATGCTGGTGAATGAGATAGTAACTGGGCAATTGTCAAATCCAACCCTGTCGGGTCACTACATGATGAAACTCGCTATTAGTCGTGACAGGCGGCCTAATGTGGTGTCCTGCAGGGTGcacctcatagactataagccaCTACTATCTTTATAGGTCGCTTTGCTGATGGTGGAATCTATGCTCCCTGCCGCACACTATGATGTAGCCGTGTCACcaactgatgacatcatagcggGTGCGTGCGGCAGAGAGCATAGATTTCTCCCCGCACTGCTGTGAAGCTGaagacagagaaagtcagagcCACGGGGTGAAGAAGAACACCGGAGgcaagtgaattttttttttaagtaactgtaaaggttttttatttttcacaaatgaatagctcttggaatgtaaaacaactttgtctattatctttgttaccttttatgcagcagtttctttgctatagccctcacatTACCTCAGTCCTGCAGTGGCTGCCTCCTCTGCATGTGCTGATAAGACTTATGAGACCGTATGTTGCTTACACTACGGAttcacaggaggggaggaggccaAGTGACAGTGAATGCAGAAGCTGAAAATGTGCAGGGAGATGTCTCTTGCAAAGACTAGTGAGGTGAAAAATctacctgttccctatcagtccctccatccctgtctgtgattctacagaactttgtcTTTCTCTGCTCCCCTACCCCACTTGTCATAGGCAGTATGAGCTCTGGCcgaataagctattaacccttactgcTCTCACAGCACAAGCTATAGACATGTAACTGGtgcactaatgatttctaccacttattacatgatcCCTGCTCctacatgtgatggaagctgccgggctgtcaccatatacatcctgtatgtactgtacatgtcccctgctcctccatgtgatggaagctgccaggctgtcatcatatacatcctgtatgcactgtacatgtcccctgctcctccatgtgatggaagctgccaggctgtcaccatatatatcctgtatgtactgtacatgtcccctgctcctccatgtgatggaagctgccaggctgtcaccatatacatcctgtatgtactgaacatgtcccctgctcctccatgtgatggaagctgccaggctgtcaccatatacatcctgtatgtactgtacatgtcccctgctcctccatgtgatggaagctgccaggctgtcaccatatacatcctgtatgtactgttcatgtcccctgctcctccatgtgatggaagctgccaggctgtcaccatatacatcctgtatgtactgtacatgtctcctgctcctccatgtgatggaagctgccaggctgtcaccatatacatcctgtatgtactgtacatgtcccctgctcctccatgtgatggaagctgccaggctgtctccatttacatcctgtatgtactgtacatgtcccctgctcctccatgtgatggaagctgccaggctgtcaccatatacatcctgtatgtactgtacatgtctcctgctcctccatgtgatggaagctgccaggctgtcaccatatacatcctgtatgtactgtacatgtctcctgctcctccatgtgatggaagctgccaggctgtcaccatatacatcctgtatgtactgtacatgtctcctgctcctccatgtgatggaagctgccaggctgtcaccatatacatcctgtatgtactgtacatgtcccctgctcctccatgtgatggaagctgccaggctgtcaccatatacatcctgtatgtactgtacatgtctcctgctcctccatgtgatggaagctgccaggctgtcaccatatacatcctgtatgtgctgtacatgcgccctgctcctccatgtga contains the following coding sequences:
- the MRPS10 gene encoding small ribosomal subunit protein uS10m, yielding MSACRGFALLSRSVRAASRCQVLRTRQLPSCACALTQTSRHVTSSSHAVTTQASGSPPSDLQSRVQELISTSDEADVLYKRIEVLVKGHDRSVLDSYEYFTSLAAKELGLSMEVTEPKRKIERFTLLKSIHIFKKHRVQYEMRTHYRCFTLKHLTGSTANVYLEYIQRNVPEGVALEITKTQLEKLPEHLKQPIWDTLEKEEQSERL